One window of Chryseobacterium indologenes genomic DNA carries:
- a CDS encoding phage tail protein: MSTYPLVKFAFEVDWGGTKVGFQEVSGLNVEAALIEYRHGASPDFSKIKMPGMKSFSNITLKRGIFKTDNEYFDWFQSIQLSTVERRSITISLLDETGAPAVTWKVKNAFPLKLQSTDLKAEGNEVAIETLEIAHEGLTIENN, translated from the coding sequence ATGAGTACATATCCATTAGTAAAGTTTGCCTTTGAAGTAGATTGGGGCGGAACAAAAGTAGGTTTTCAGGAAGTGAGCGGTTTAAATGTTGAAGCAGCTTTAATTGAGTACAGACACGGTGCAAGCCCTGATTTTAGTAAGATTAAAATGCCTGGAATGAAAAGTTTCAGTAACATCACTTTAAAGAGAGGAATTTTCAAAACAGATAACGAATATTTCGACTGGTTCCAGAGTATTCAGCTAAGCACGGTAGAGCGCAGATCTATTACCATCTCTCTTTTAGACGAAACAGGAGCACCTGCAGTAACCTGGAAAGTGAAAAATGCATTCCCTCTTAAATTACAGTCAACAGATCTGAAAGCTGAAGGTAATGAGGTAGCTATTGAGACGCTTGAAATTGCACACGAAGGATTAACTATTGAAAATAACTAA
- a CDS encoding phage tail sheath family protein: MNYKTPGVYVEEQGKFPPSVAQVETAIPAFIGYTADGPKNKPTRIASMLEYEQLFGKANPEIFAVAFKDGVATATQPKISDFKMYYAMQMYFANGGGACYIVSVGGYNDEVTVGTSTTEAGTLLYGLELLKKEDEPTLIVFPDLQGLVATAAEVIAADNALQASMDNRNVAVAAEAAAKAVSNAVDGADVAAAVAAAVAKAADYEVTNPENLSEVAAVKAAQDVVAAVKVAAAVANTTVPAVKAAAKVVADAYTEDLATANIISGFASENADNVSDANIDSFITEAYSVYNSALNQAESMKDRFVIMDVLGNDTIFRKEVKAKGLNYGAAYYPKLKTVLSYDFNEADVLVTGAAGIKNLAELKLKNSELYNQAKTAIASQQVVLAPSSAIAGVYAKVDSTSGVWKSPANLGLSLVDVPAVKISNKEQELLNVDATSGKSINAIRTFAGKGTLVWGARTLDGNSNEWRYVSVRRFFNMVEESVKKATERFVFEPNTANTWTRVQAMIENYLDQQWRDGALAGSKPEEAYYVSVGLHKTMSAQDILEGRMNIEIGMAAVRPAEFIVLNFSHKLQEA; this comes from the coding sequence GAATTGCTTCGATGTTGGAGTATGAACAACTTTTTGGAAAAGCAAATCCGGAAATCTTCGCTGTAGCTTTCAAAGATGGTGTTGCAACAGCCACACAACCCAAAATAAGCGATTTTAAAATGTATTATGCTATGCAAATGTATTTTGCGAATGGCGGTGGGGCTTGCTATATTGTTTCGGTTGGAGGTTACAATGATGAGGTAACTGTTGGAACTTCTACAACAGAAGCCGGAACTTTATTATATGGTCTTGAATTACTAAAAAAAGAAGACGAACCTACTCTTATCGTTTTCCCGGATCTTCAAGGTTTGGTTGCTACTGCTGCTGAAGTTATTGCGGCAGACAATGCTTTACAAGCTTCCATGGATAATAGGAATGTAGCTGTTGCTGCTGAAGCTGCTGCTAAAGCCGTTTCAAATGCTGTTGACGGTGCCGATGTAGCTGCTGCTGTAGCTGCTGCCGTAGCTAAAGCAGCTGATTATGAAGTTACCAATCCTGAAAATCTTAGCGAAGTTGCTGCTGTTAAGGCTGCTCAAGATGTTGTAGCCGCGGTTAAAGTAGCTGCTGCTGTTGCCAATACTACTGTTCCTGCTGTTAAAGCTGCTGCTAAAGTTGTTGCAGATGCTTATACTGAAGATCTTGCTACTGCTAACATTATTTCTGGTTTTGCTTCTGAAAATGCCGATAATGTTTCTGATGCTAACATAGATTCTTTTATTACTGAGGCCTATTCTGTATACAATAGTGCTTTGAATCAAGCAGAATCTATGAAAGACAGATTCGTTATCATGGATGTTCTTGGCAATGATACTATTTTTAGAAAAGAAGTAAAAGCTAAAGGTTTAAATTATGGAGCGGCTTATTATCCAAAATTAAAAACGGTTTTGAGTTATGATTTTAATGAAGCTGATGTTTTAGTTACGGGCGCAGCTGGTATCAAAAATTTAGCAGAATTGAAATTAAAAAATTCTGAACTGTATAACCAGGCTAAAACAGCAATAGCGTCTCAACAGGTGGTATTAGCACCATCATCAGCTATTGCCGGAGTTTATGCCAAAGTAGACAGTACTTCCGGAGTATGGAAATCACCAGCTAATTTAGGGCTTAGTCTGGTAGATGTACCGGCAGTAAAAATCTCCAATAAAGAACAGGAGTTGCTTAATGTAGATGCTACATCAGGAAAATCAATCAACGCGATCAGAACTTTTGCAGGAAAAGGAACATTAGTTTGGGGCGCAAGAACATTAGACGGAAACAGTAACGAATGGAGATATGTATCTGTACGCCGTTTCTTCAACATGGTAGAAGAATCTGTGAAGAAAGCTACAGAACGTTTTGTCTTTGAACCGAATACTGCCAATACATGGACCCGTGTCCAGGCAATGATCGAAAACTATCTTGACCAGCAGTGGAGAGACGGCGCATTAGCAGGAAGCAAGCCTGAAGAAGCTTATTACGTAAGCGTTGGTTTGCACAAAACAATGTCGGCTCAGGATATTTTAGAAGGAAGAATGAATATCGAGATCGGTATGGCTGCAGTACGTCCTGCTGAATTTATCGTACTCAATTTTTCACACAAATTACAGGAAGCATAA
- a CDS encoding phage tail protein yields the protein MAVLYPPTSFSFIVNGISTTEGIDSRFQSISGLSTEIGTEEYAEGGENRFTHQLPLRPKYPNLVLKRGLIVSSGLISWCRNAMENFQFEPRDLIITLSGGIQSTAPLMVWNVVGAYPVRWEVSEFNAEESKLAIETIELKYRYFTIPSSLASLGL from the coding sequence ATGGCAGTTTTATATCCTCCAACCAGTTTCTCTTTTATTGTTAACGGGATTTCAACAACAGAGGGTATTGACTCCAGATTTCAATCTATATCTGGTTTATCAACAGAAATTGGAACTGAAGAATATGCCGAAGGGGGCGAAAACAGGTTTACACACCAACTTCCTTTGAGGCCCAAATATCCTAATCTGGTTCTTAAACGTGGGTTAATCGTAAGTTCCGGATTGATAAGCTGGTGCAGAAATGCGATGGAAAACTTCCAGTTTGAACCCAGAGACCTGATCATTACTCTTTCAGGAGGAATTCAGTCTACAGCACCCTTAATGGTTTGGAATGTAGTTGGAGCATACCCCGTAAGATGGGAAGTGTCAGAATTCAACGCAGAAGAAAGCAAACTTGCTATTGAAACAATAGAACTGAAATATAGATATTTCACAATACCCTCATCGTTAGCAAGCTTAGGCTTGTAA
- a CDS encoding phage tail sheath family protein, which translates to MNYKTPGVYVEEIAKFPPSVAQVETAIPAFIGHTDKGPRNEPTRISSMLEYETIFGGAKDEKTAFSVTIEDTVVTAKVDNAKLSPYKMHYAMQMYFANGGGPCYIVSVADYDKSPALGTETVAGGLWFGLKSLEKEDEPTLIVFPDAEVLGADAYKLYNKALDQAEDLKDRFVIMDVFADAAAFRAGVDAAGLKYGAAYYPKLETVLSYSFDDKDVKIESYKELNAAGALVDVTMPQNENNLAWLKSKSSALYNQAKKEIESKRVVLTPSSSIAGIYAKVDSTSGVWKAPANLAISNVLAPVVKISNEVQDGLNVDAVAGKSINAIRTFTGKGTLVWGARTLDGNSNEWRYVPVRRFFNMVEESVKKATERFVFEPNTANTWVRVQAMIENFLDQQWRDGALAGSKPEEAYYVSVGLHKTMSAQDILEGRMIIEVGMAAVRPAEFIVLRFSHKLQEA; encoded by the coding sequence ATGAATTACAAAACACCTGGAGTTTACGTAGAGGAAATTGCGAAATTCCCACCATCTGTAGCACAAGTAGAAACAGCTATTCCTGCTTTTATCGGACACACGGATAAAGGACCAAGAAATGAACCGACAAGAATCTCTTCTATGTTGGAATACGAAACGATTTTCGGAGGAGCAAAAGATGAAAAAACAGCGTTCTCTGTTACGATTGAAGATACTGTTGTAACTGCAAAAGTAGACAACGCCAAGCTAAGTCCTTATAAAATGCATTATGCTATGCAAATGTATTTTGCTAATGGCGGCGGGCCATGTTATATTGTTTCAGTAGCTGATTATGATAAGTCTCCTGCATTAGGAACAGAAACAGTTGCCGGCGGTCTATGGTTCGGATTAAAATCCTTGGAAAAAGAAGATGAGCCAACACTTATTGTTTTCCCGGATGCGGAAGTTTTAGGAGCAGATGCTTATAAATTATACAATAAAGCTTTGGATCAGGCAGAAGATTTGAAAGACAGATTTGTTATTATGGATGTTTTTGCAGATGCTGCTGCTTTCAGAGCCGGAGTAGATGCTGCAGGATTAAAATATGGAGCTGCCTATTATCCAAAATTAGAAACAGTGTTAAGCTATAGCTTTGATGATAAAGATGTTAAAATCGAAAGCTATAAAGAATTAAATGCTGCAGGAGCTCTTGTAGACGTTACAATGCCTCAGAATGAAAACAACTTAGCATGGTTGAAATCAAAAAGTTCAGCGCTGTACAACCAGGCTAAAAAGGAAATTGAATCTAAAAGAGTAGTATTAACTCCATCATCATCAATTGCCGGAATTTACGCCAAAGTAGACAGTACTTCCGGAGTATGGAAAGCACCAGCCAACTTAGCAATCAGCAACGTATTGGCACCTGTTGTAAAAATTTCTAATGAAGTACAGGACGGTCTTAACGTAGATGCAGTAGCAGGAAAATCAATCAACGCAATCAGAACTTTTACAGGAAAAGGAACCTTGGTTTGGGGCGCAAGAACATTAGACGGAAACAGTAACGAATGGAGATATGTACCTGTACGTCGTTTCTTCAACATGGTAGAAGAATCTGTAAAGAAAGCTACAGAACGTTTCGTTTTTGAACCGAATACGGCCAATACATGGGTTCGTGTACAGGCTATGATTGAGAATTTCCTTGATCAGCAGTGGAGAGACGGTGCATTAGCAGGGAGCAAGCCTGAAGAAGCTTATTACGTAAGCGTTGGTTTACACAAAACAATGTCGGCTCAGGATATCCTAGAAGGAAGAATGATTATTGAAGTCGGTATGGCTGCAGTACGTCCTGCTGAATTTATCGTACTACGTTTTTCACACAAATTACAGGAAGCATAA
- a CDS encoding phage tail protein: MSTYPLVKFAFEVDWGGTKVGFQEVSGLNVEAALIEYRHGASPDFSKIKMPGMKSFSNITLKRGTFKTDNEYFDWFQSIQLSTVERRSITISLLDETGAPAVTWKVKNAFPLKLQSTDLKAEGNEVAIETLEIAHEGLTIENN, encoded by the coding sequence ATGAGTACATATCCATTAGTAAAGTTTGCCTTTGAAGTAGATTGGGGCGGAACAAAAGTAGGTTTTCAGGAAGTGAGCGGATTAAATGTTGAAGCAGCTTTAATCGAGTACAGACATGGTGCAAGCCCAGATTTTAGCAAGATTAAAATGCCTGGAATGAAAAGTTTCAGTAACATCACTTTAAAAAGAGGAACTTTCAAAACAGATAACGAATATTTCGACTGGTTCCAGAGTATTCAGCTAAGCACGGTAGAGCGCAGATCTATTACCATCTCTCTTTTAGACGAAACAGGAGCACCTGCAGTAACCTGGAAAGTGAAAAATGCATTCCCTCTTAAATTACAGTCAACAGATCTGAAAGCTGAAGGTAATGAGGTGGCTATCGAAACCTTAGAAATTGCACACGAAGGATTAACTATTGAAAATAACTAA